CAAATGCGTTTCGACGAACCACCATATCGATTCCACCAAAGGTTTCCTGTCCTTGAATTGCATCCTTAACCACATCAGATAACAAAATCATGCCAGCACAAGAACCGTAAGTTGGCATTCCAGATTTAATACGATCTTTAATTAAATCCATTAGATCAAAGGCTCTTGCTAGCTTTGCGATGGTAGTTGATTCACCGCCTGGAATAACTAAGGCTGAGATCTCTTTTATCTCTTCTTTTGTCTTAACTGCTCGCGCATCTACTCCACAATCACTTAAAGATTGGATATGTTCGCGAACATCACCTTGGAGTGCAAGTACTCCAATTTTCACAATTACCAGCCCCGCTCCGCTAACCGGTGTGGCACAGGAATATCAGCAACATTTATACCAACCATCGCTTCACCCAAACCACGAGAAACTTCGGCCACAACTTTTGCGTCGGTGAAGTAAGTAACAGCTTTCACACATGCCGCAGCACGCTTGGCAGGATCTCCAGATTTAAAGATACCTGAACCAACAAATACTCCATCTGCTCCTAATTGCATCATCATTGCTGCATCAGCAGGTGTTGCAATTCCGCCAGCAGTGAATAAAACAACTGGTAGCTTTCCAGTACTAGCTACCTCTTTTACTAAATCAAATGGGGCTTGTAATTCCTTTGCCGCAACAAAAAGCTCGTCTTCACGCATTGATGTTAAACGGCGAATCTCTGCTGAGATAGTTCGCATATGAGTGGTTGCATTTGAAACATCACCAGTTCCTGCTTCACCTTTAGATCGGATCATGGCAGCGCCTTCATTAATTCTGCGAAGTGCCTCTCCCAGATTTGTGGCACCGCATACAAACGGAATTGTGAAATTCCATTTATCAATGTGGTTGGCATAATCTGCTGGAGTTAAAACCTCTGACTCATCGATGTAATCAACGCCCAGTGTTTGTAAAACTTGTGCTTCAACAAAATGTCCGATTC
The Candidatus Nanopelagicus limnes DNA segment above includes these coding regions:
- the pdxT gene encoding pyridoxal 5'-phosphate synthase glutaminase subunit PdxT yields the protein MKIGVLALQGDVREHIQSLSDCGVDARAVKTKEEIKEISALVIPGGESTTIAKLARAFDLMDLIKDRIKSGMPTYGSCAGMILLSDVVKDAIQGQETFGGIDMVVRRNAFGRQVDSFETDLKFKGITEPAVRAVFIRAPWVESVGASVEVLAEITDATGLKHPVAVRSGHLLATSFHPELTGDNRVHRFFVENICRELAGSKG
- the pdxS gene encoding pyridoxal 5'-phosphate synthase lyase subunit PdxS, with the translated sequence MSKETGTARVKRGMAEMLKGGVIMDVVNVEQAKIAEDAGAVAVMALERVPADIRAQGGVARMSDPDMITAIQAAVSIPVMAKARIGHFVEAQVLQTLGVDYIDESEVLTPADYANHIDKWNFTIPFVCGATNLGEALRRINEGAAMIRSKGEAGTGDVSNATTHMRTISAEIRRLTSMREDELFVAAKELQAPFDLVKEVASTGKLPVVLFTAGGIATPADAAMMMQLGADGVFVGSGIFKSGDPAKRAAACVKAVTYFTDAKVVAEVSRGLGEAMVGINVADIPVPHRLAERGW